One genomic region from Natrarchaeobius halalkaliphilus encodes:
- a CDS encoding CPBP family intramembrane glutamic endopeptidase — MPQWTAFVAITCVVLALLLVLSYLTQSTLSDPQSPDSGREDNSEGVLESTGSPLNRAESEAVRSGSSASETATPRQRDSETETPGEKPDSTPEANSRSTPEADVERPLERRRDDTAPERKSDETTLETETAEPIPAEMANEIDPESLSTGAMLANVALSQGLFAFVLIGAILYTGIPADALGLEFSRSYLEAGLVLGVAAGVVLYVANELGAAIATRFGFDHDERLRALLAPDSGGGWLVLLAVVLPIIALFEELLFRAALIGVVAAGFGISPWLLAVLSSIAFAVGHGMQGSVGIVVTGLLGFVLAGIFILTESLLVVVVAHYLINALEFVVHEGFEFEWAKPLER; from the coding sequence ATGCCCCAGTGGACGGCGTTCGTCGCGATCACGTGCGTCGTCCTCGCATTACTGCTCGTTCTCTCGTATCTAACGCAATCGACGCTTTCAGACCCACAGAGTCCCGATTCAGGCCGGGAAGATAATTCCGAAGGGGTACTCGAGTCGACGGGTTCTCCTCTCAACCGGGCCGAGTCCGAAGCGGTCCGTTCGGGCTCGTCCGCATCTGAAACCGCCACGCCGAGACAACGCGATTCTGAAACCGAGACGCCGGGGGAGAAACCGGATTCTACGCCCGAAGCAAACTCGAGGTCCACGCCCGAAGCCGACGTGGAACGGCCCCTCGAGCGACGGCGTGACGACACCGCTCCGGAGAGGAAATCGGACGAAACGACCCTCGAGACGGAGACGGCAGAACCGATCCCGGCGGAGATGGCGAACGAGATCGATCCGGAATCGCTCTCGACCGGCGCGATGCTCGCGAACGTCGCGCTCTCGCAGGGACTGTTCGCGTTCGTGTTGATCGGCGCGATACTCTATACCGGTATTCCGGCGGACGCGCTGGGACTCGAGTTCTCGCGATCGTATCTCGAAGCGGGGCTGGTTCTGGGTGTGGCTGCGGGAGTCGTTCTCTACGTCGCAAACGAACTCGGCGCGGCGATCGCGACCCGATTCGGGTTCGACCACGACGAGCGGTTACGAGCGCTTCTCGCTCCCGACTCGGGGGGCGGTTGGCTCGTCTTGCTCGCCGTCGTCCTGCCGATCATCGCCCTCTTCGAGGAGTTGCTCTTTCGGGCGGCACTGATCGGAGTCGTCGCGGCAGGGTTCGGCATCTCGCCGTGGCTGTTGGCCGTCCTCTCCTCGATCGCGTTCGCGGTCGGCCACGGCATGCAGGGCTCGGTCGGAATCGTCGTAACCGGTCTCCTCGGGTTCGTCCTCGCGGGAATATTCATCCTCACCGAAAGCCTGCTTGTCGTCGTCGTCGCCCACTACCTCATCAACGCCCTCGAGTTCGTCGTTCACGAGGGGTTCGAGTTCGAGTGGGCGAAGCCGCTCGAGCGCTGA
- a CDS encoding 3-dehydroquinate synthase II codes for MTRSVWIKADDTVGDWDDRRARITTALEAGVDWVLVDEDDVSRVRELGEINVAAFRTDGDVTLVDDVEADDSDAAADAIVVGKDGEGDATIDLPEDFSGSADLSTLRRDGETDLERGAYVRILGTEYEAFAETAAEEADHTIVIGDDWTIIPLENLIARIGEETDLVAGVTSAEEAKTAFETLEIGADSVLLDSDDPDEIRRTVEVRDQAERESLDLEYAEVLDVEQIGSADRVCVDTGSLLEHDEGMLVGSMSRGLVFVHAETADSPYVASRPFRVNAGAVHAYVRTPDGGTKYLSELRSGDEVQIVDTAGHTREAIVGRVKIEKRPMFRIALETADGDRIETLLQNAETIKVSTAEGRAAVTDLEAGDELLLYYEDTARHFGEAVEESIIEK; via the coding sequence ATGACCCGATCCGTTTGGATAAAAGCCGACGACACCGTCGGCGACTGGGACGATCGCCGCGCGCGGATCACCACCGCGCTCGAGGCCGGCGTAGACTGGGTACTGGTCGACGAAGACGACGTTTCCCGCGTGCGGGAACTCGGTGAGATCAACGTCGCCGCGTTTCGGACCGACGGCGACGTCACGCTCGTCGACGATGTCGAGGCCGACGACTCCGACGCCGCGGCCGACGCCATCGTCGTCGGAAAGGACGGCGAAGGCGATGCAACGATCGACCTTCCCGAGGATTTCTCCGGCTCCGCCGATCTCTCGACGCTCCGGCGTGACGGCGAGACCGACCTCGAGCGCGGAGCGTACGTTCGTATCCTCGGCACGGAGTACGAAGCGTTCGCAGAGACCGCCGCCGAGGAGGCGGACCACACGATCGTCATCGGTGACGACTGGACGATCATCCCCCTCGAAAACCTGATCGCACGGATCGGTGAGGAGACCGACCTCGTCGCGGGTGTCACGAGCGCCGAGGAGGCGAAAACGGCGTTCGAAACCCTCGAGATCGGAGCCGATTCGGTGTTGCTCGACTCGGACGACCCCGACGAGATCCGCAGAACGGTCGAGGTCCGCGATCAGGCCGAACGCGAGTCACTGGACCTCGAGTACGCCGAAGTCCTGGACGTCGAACAGATCGGAAGCGCGGATCGCGTCTGCGTCGACACCGGCAGCCTGCTCGAGCACGACGAGGGGATGCTCGTGGGTTCGATGTCTCGCGGGCTCGTCTTCGTCCACGCCGAAACCGCCGACTCCCCGTACGTCGCTTCGCGGCCGTTTCGCGTAAACGCGGGAGCCGTCCACGCCTACGTCCGAACGCCCGACGGCGGCACCAAGTACCTCTCCGAGCTCCGGAGCGGCGACGAGGTTCAGATCGTCGACACCGCCGGCCACACCCGCGAAGCCATCGTCGGTCGGGTGAAGATCGAGAAGCGGCCGATGTTCCGGATCGCACTCGAGACCGCCGACGGCGATCGGATCGAGACGCTCCTCCAGAACGCGGAGACGATCAAGGTCTCGACCGCCGAGGGCCGAGCCGCGGTCACGGATCTCGAGGCGGGGGACGAACTCCTGTTGTACTACGAGGACACGGCGCGTCACTTCGGTGAGGCGGTCGAAGAGAGCATCATCGAGAAGTAA
- a CDS encoding zinc ribbon domain-containing protein: MTWLRALAAAGLSVLLPGAGHALIRDWLRTLVFAGLYLTAAVLFLPSPEQIAAAGSITDSMELVTQEIDTMGQFILSFIVLFAAIDATFRSLGFPPGSNSKAADGPTCPHCGKELDQDLSFCHWCTTRLEPQDPEEPTDAEQDERPIRANN; the protein is encoded by the coding sequence ATGACATGGCTCCGTGCGCTCGCGGCGGCCGGCCTCTCGGTACTCCTTCCGGGTGCGGGCCACGCGCTCATCCGGGACTGGCTTCGGACGCTGGTGTTCGCCGGACTGTATCTCACCGCTGCCGTCCTCTTTTTGCCCTCGCCCGAGCAGATCGCTGCCGCGGGCTCGATCACGGACAGTATGGAACTCGTCACCCAGGAGATCGACACCATGGGACAGTTCATCCTCTCGTTTATCGTCCTGTTCGCCGCGATCGACGCCACGTTCCGATCGCTCGGCTTTCCGCCCGGATCGAACAGTAAGGCGGCCGACGGACCGACCTGTCCACACTGTGGCAAAGAACTCGATCAGGACCTCTCGTTCTGTCACTGGTGTACCACCCGCCTCGAGCCCCAGGATCCCGAGGAGCCGACGGACGCCGAACAGGACGAGCGGCCGATACGGGCGAACAACTGA
- a CDS encoding sodium:solute symporter family protein, with protein MTLSIQVGIIVAYLCLALVVGVVAYRMTDRTAEDFYLASRTFGTVVLLFTTFATLLSAFTFFAGPNIAYHEGPEWILVMGLMDGIIFAILWYVIGYKQWLLGRQYDYVTLGEMLGDRFASRRLRGLVAGVSLLWLFPYVMLQQVGAGTALAALTEGALPYAVGAGLITAFMILYVVVAGMRGIAWTDTLQGAFMLVTTWVAMIWVLAVVGGPGVATAALEAEATQHLALGSEFYTVQWMLSTAIVIGFGVAMFPQVNQRFFVAGSRTVLKRSFALWPILCVLLFVPAFMLGAWARGLDVTVPEGGNVLPAVLAEFTPFWFAALVIAGAMAAMMSSSDSMLLSGSSYFTRDIYRPFVDRSISDRREDLLARVGVVIFATAAFGASLWNPATLFELGDAAFSGFAQLALPVLVALYWRRTTRAGITAGIVASQLFYLANLFVDSIVAAIELAGPVLGGLEPGLVALVTVVFQGTYLGWTAGLVGMGVGFVLTVGVSLATSPAAEERRAIYFDGLNAD; from the coding sequence GTGACGCTATCGATCCAGGTGGGAATTATCGTCGCCTACCTGTGTCTGGCGCTGGTCGTCGGCGTGGTCGCCTACCGGATGACCGACCGAACCGCCGAGGACTTCTATCTCGCGAGCCGAACCTTCGGAACGGTCGTGCTCCTCTTTACGACGTTCGCGACCCTGCTGTCTGCGTTTACGTTCTTCGCCGGTCCGAACATCGCCTACCACGAAGGTCCCGAATGGATACTCGTCATGGGCCTGATGGACGGCATCATCTTTGCGATCCTCTGGTACGTCATCGGTTACAAGCAGTGGCTGCTCGGCCGCCAGTACGATTACGTCACGCTCGGAGAGATGCTCGGCGACCGCTTCGCCTCGAGACGGCTTCGCGGACTGGTCGCCGGCGTGAGCCTGCTCTGGCTCTTTCCCTACGTCATGTTACAGCAGGTTGGTGCGGGCACCGCGCTCGCGGCGCTGACCGAGGGCGCACTGCCGTACGCCGTCGGTGCCGGGTTGATCACCGCGTTCATGATCCTCTACGTCGTCGTCGCCGGGATGCGCGGCATCGCCTGGACCGACACGCTCCAGGGGGCGTTCATGCTGGTCACCACCTGGGTCGCGATGATCTGGGTGCTCGCCGTCGTCGGTGGTCCCGGTGTGGCGACCGCGGCGCTCGAGGCGGAAGCGACACAGCACCTCGCGCTGGGAAGCGAGTTCTATACGGTTCAGTGGATGCTCTCGACGGCGATCGTCATCGGCTTCGGCGTCGCGATGTTCCCGCAGGTGAACCAGCGCTTTTTCGTCGCGGGCTCGCGCACCGTCCTGAAACGGTCGTTCGCGCTCTGGCCGATCCTCTGTGTCCTGCTGTTCGTTCCGGCGTTCATGCTCGGCGCGTGGGCGCGCGGCCTCGACGTGACCGTCCCGGAGGGTGGAAACGTCCTCCCCGCAGTTCTTGCCGAGTTCACCCCGTTCTGGTTCGCCGCGCTCGTCATCGCCGGCGCGATGGCCGCGATGATGTCGTCGTCGGACTCGATGTTGCTCTCGGGTTCGTCGTACTTCACTCGAGATATCTACCGTCCGTTCGTCGATCGGAGCATTTCGGACCGCCGCGAGGACCTCCTCGCTCGCGTCGGCGTCGTCATCTTTGCGACCGCAGCCTTCGGTGCGAGCCTCTGGAATCCCGCGACGCTGTTCGAACTGGGTGATGCGGCGTTCAGCGGCTTCGCCCAGCTCGCACTTCCCGTACTGGTTGCGCTCTACTGGCGACGGACGACTCGAGCCGGCATCACGGCGGGCATCGTCGCGAGTCAGCTGTTTTACCTCGCGAACCTGTTCGTCGACTCGATCGTGGCCGCGATCGAACTCGCGGGTCCGGTTCTCGGCGGCCTCGAGCCCGGCCTGGTCGCTCTCGTCACGGTCGTCTTTCAGGGAACGTACCTGGGCTGGACGGCCGGACTCGTGGGAATGGGAGTCGGCTTCGTGCTCACCGTCGGCGTCTCCCTCGCGACGTCCCCGGCGGCCGAGGAGCGACGGGCGATCTACTTCGACGGGTTGAACGCCGACTGA
- a CDS encoding DUF2391 domain-containing protein, with product MSDPDGIPEAATIDDIYEQLEALEETVDDPTEQTEVRRTMTLLDRVAHNGAVGRVITEFTGKDKAEAFLGSVIIGMPLLVEDGVIEIGEFLAETPAFFVANGALAVVMVVGILYIADFREVRITDPYLGVVPRRPLWVLGIACGTATAMMTLWGRVTWEDPWVNLCQVSVIVTAMAIGGSLGDILPGER from the coding sequence ATGAGCGATCCGGACGGAATACCTGAAGCGGCCACGATAGACGACATCTACGAGCAACTCGAGGCGCTCGAGGAGACGGTAGACGATCCAACAGAGCAAACCGAGGTCCGGCGGACCATGACGTTGCTCGATCGAGTCGCCCACAACGGGGCCGTCGGTCGGGTGATCACCGAGTTCACCGGCAAAGACAAGGCCGAAGCGTTCCTCGGAAGCGTGATCATCGGCATGCCGTTGCTCGTCGAGGACGGTGTCATCGAGATCGGGGAGTTCCTCGCCGAGACGCCCGCGTTTTTCGTCGCCAACGGTGCGCTCGCGGTCGTGATGGTCGTCGGTATCCTCTACATCGCTGACTTCCGGGAGGTCAGAATCACCGATCCGTACCTCGGTGTCGTCCCGCGACGTCCGCTCTGGGTCCTCGGTATCGCGTGTGGGACTGCAACGGCGATGATGACGCTCTGGGGACGCGTCACCTGGGAGGACCCCTGGGTGAATCTCTGTCAGGTGTCGGTGATCGTCACCGCGATGGCGATCGGCGGCTCCCTGGGCGATATCCTTCCCGGAGAGCGCTGA
- a CDS encoding HAD family hydrolase, with amino-acid sequence MAAYDAICFDLDNTLCEPTQDASSVLEATFERAGLEQFCTAADLRNAVPALPTAETDREFYEHLFSEVASRANVDPVVSSRLTDWYLEIRNPTAVRFRPGAREALDYARDRGPVALITNGGRRTQTKKLRALEIEGEFDVRVFTEPSAGIYPKPDAAPFEYALSELGAEPRRSIHVGDSLHADVAGANAMGLDSAWVDTGRGRNGDHQPTYELSTLEALETIA; translated from the coding sequence ATGGCCGCCTACGATGCGATCTGCTTCGACCTCGATAACACCCTCTGTGAGCCCACGCAGGACGCCTCGAGCGTACTCGAGGCGACCTTCGAACGGGCGGGGCTCGAGCAGTTCTGTACGGCGGCCGATCTCCGAAACGCCGTTCCGGCGCTTCCGACGGCCGAAACCGACCGCGAGTTCTACGAACATCTGTTTTCGGAAGTGGCGAGTCGGGCCAACGTCGACCCGGTCGTTTCGTCCCGGCTCACCGACTGGTATCTCGAGATACGGAATCCGACCGCCGTCCGGTTCCGGCCCGGGGCGCGGGAGGCCCTCGACTACGCACGCGATCGCGGTCCGGTCGCGCTCATTACGAACGGCGGCAGACGAACCCAGACGAAAAAGCTCCGCGCACTCGAGATCGAGGGCGAATTCGACGTTCGAGTCTTTACCGAACCCAGCGCGGGGATCTATCCGAAACCCGATGCGGCCCCGTTCGAGTACGCCCTCAGCGAACTCGGGGCCGAGCCACGGCGGTCGATCCACGTCGGAGATTCGTTACACGCGGACGTCGCGGGTGCGAACGCGATGGGACTCGATTCCGCGTGGGTCGACACCGGACGCGGCCGGAACGGCGATCACCAACCGACCTACGAGCTGTCGACGCTCGAGGCCCTCGAGACGATCGCGTAA
- a CDS encoding aldehyde ferredoxin oxidoreductase family protein — protein MKHVRGPLCTIDVSARTVETEPIDDVLESSIGGRALGTRLAHDRIPFDADPFGEENRLYFATGPFQHSTMSFTGRMSVTGVSPLTDGLLSSNAGGFLSRNFTGTGYSAVEVAGESDELVIVHLTDEGVEFESVPDLEEATVFETCEYIEDERGLGSEHTVVIGPAGENQVRFASIMTSKERAFGRGGLGAVLGSKNVKAITFDGDSTRDVEIPPIQMEVHGEAAQADHPMKDQGTTSVAEYANMVEALPTRYFSELTFEHIDDISGDRVEEKKYKKGTCSACAFACKLPTKDEETGLETEGPEYETLMAFGSNSGVDDIVDVMKSNRLCDELGLDTISAGDVVAAYLASEDEFGNAELIHETVEKIAYREGIGDTLAEGVARIHGELGVENWSVKGMEFSAHDGRTLNGQGLAFATANRGADHMYAEFYPYEYPLVDAEKAFDKEGLEGKPPKLVELENANAIKDSAVLCKFSRDFVDEDRLSTLLDADYEELLEIGSEIVTLERHFNNKRGFDRADDTLPYEVPEFERGLDEYYDERGWNDDGTVPDAQFDGVPADD, from the coding sequence ATGAAACACGTACGGGGACCACTGTGTACGATCGACGTCAGCGCACGAACGGTCGAAACCGAACCGATCGACGACGTACTCGAGTCGTCGATCGGCGGACGCGCACTCGGGACACGACTCGCACACGATCGGATCCCGTTCGACGCCGATCCGTTCGGTGAGGAGAACCGACTCTACTTCGCGACGGGGCCGTTCCAGCACTCCACGATGAGCTTTACCGGACGAATGTCGGTCACCGGCGTCTCGCCGCTCACCGACGGACTGCTCTCTTCGAACGCGGGCGGATTTCTCTCGCGGAACTTCACCGGAACCGGATACAGCGCCGTCGAGGTGGCGGGCGAAAGCGACGAACTCGTCATCGTCCACCTCACCGACGAGGGCGTGGAGTTCGAGTCGGTTCCCGACCTCGAGGAGGCGACAGTCTTCGAGACCTGCGAGTATATCGAGGACGAACGCGGCCTCGGCTCAGAGCACACGGTCGTCATCGGTCCCGCCGGTGAGAATCAGGTGCGCTTTGCGTCGATCATGACCTCCAAAGAGCGTGCCTTCGGTCGCGGCGGCCTCGGTGCCGTCCTCGGCTCGAAAAACGTCAAGGCGATCACCTTCGACGGCGACTCCACCCGCGACGTCGAGATTCCGCCGATCCAGATGGAGGTCCACGGCGAGGCCGCACAGGCCGACCACCCGATGAAAGATCAGGGGACGACGTCGGTCGCGGAGTACGCGAACATGGTGGAGGCGTTGCCGACGCGGTACTTCTCGGAACTCACGTTCGAACACATCGACGACATCAGCGGGGATCGCGTCGAGGAGAAAAAGTACAAGAAGGGGACCTGCTCGGCCTGTGCGTTCGCCTGTAAACTCCCGACGAAGGACGAAGAAACGGGCCTCGAGACCGAAGGCCCCGAGTACGAGACGCTGATGGCCTTCGGTTCGAACTCCGGCGTCGACGACATCGTCGACGTGATGAAATCGAACAGGCTGTGCGACGAACTCGGTCTCGATACGATCTCCGCGGGCGACGTCGTCGCCGCCTACCTCGCCAGCGAAGACGAGTTCGGAAACGCCGAGTTGATCCACGAAACCGTCGAGAAGATCGCCTATCGCGAGGGGATCGGGGACACGCTCGCGGAGGGCGTCGCCCGGATTCACGGCGAACTCGGCGTCGAGAACTGGTCGGTCAAGGGGATGGAGTTCTCCGCCCACGACGGCCGGACGCTGAACGGGCAGGGCCTCGCCTTCGCCACTGCGAATCGCGGTGCCGATCACATGTACGCCGAGTTCTACCCCTACGAGTACCCGCTCGTCGACGCCGAGAAGGCCTTCGACAAGGAGGGTCTCGAGGGTAAGCCCCCGAAACTCGTCGAACTCGAGAACGCCAATGCGATCAAAGACAGCGCCGTTCTCTGTAAGTTCTCTCGGGATTTCGTCGACGAGGATCGCCTCTCGACGCTGCTCGACGCCGACTACGAGGAGCTACTCGAGATCGGCAGCGAAATCGTCACGCTCGAGCGCCACTTCAATAACAAACGCGGCTTCGACCGGGCGGACGACACGCTGCCGTACGAGGTTCCGGAGTTCGAGCGGGGTCTCGACGAGTACTACGACGAACGCGGCTGGAACGACGACGGAACGGTCCCCGACGCGCAGTTCGACGGCGTTCCCGCGGACGACTAA